ttcaatgcagcttcctcctgagaaggaacacttctcatgatgttgtttcatttgagcaaccaggccttgcatttctttgttgcagtgtttgcattttgtgtgcatgcctgtcttacccacaggtagaggaacttcattaaaatattcccacaCCGGGTCTCTTTTTATGGCCCACtaccattataggttttcccttctagtgagagaatgttatggtagatctcaaatcaatgaaagcTACATCAGAAAGAGctcaagtcttctggaatatgcttctcaaaacagtttcacttttcttTCTCCTGCCTGTTCCTCCTTTCTcatatttatctccagacttcttctccttgtccatgTCTACTCCGCCCCCAGCAATCTTcttttcattgaactttttgaaactttgcatttttagagagaggtaagggattgattctgtgtacacaaatttgcagaggaacaaTAGGGTtgaagtctgttatttctcacctctatatattatttatttatttaaaaatatttttgctgttaacaagcataatatctctggagacacaaatccacagtttgagaacagcaaaactaagcatctctgatagtGCTCAGTGTAGAAGATACCGAGTCTCATTGGgtagattaacctaaataatctatacaaaaGCCTTAggaccccataagattgggttcttaatccatgaactattggaactcatttacaaaactttttttaaacataaatatattgtctcatactatagaattagtatttctaatccctattccatgatgagatatctttgagctataatgtattttaattaaaactatctttagataggttttttcctcaaaagcattttatcaaatcaatttaaataaaaatagatttttttaatttatttttttttaaatcattgatttttatccactctggttcctaacattctgctagTTTGTTTCTTTTTGACTGCTCctcctgcacattgagcagatgtttccagagaactgcCCACATGACTTCATGATctcattcttgagtggtaacagctgatttaaaccccatcattttgtatgtagagttggaatgttttccaatgtgcattactttgcatttatcaatattgagtttcatctgccattttgttgtccagtcacccagtttagttcagatccctttttaactctttgcagtctgctttggacctaactgtcttgagtaattttatatcatctgcaaacttagccACCCACtgcttactcctttttccagatcatttattaatatgttgaacagcactagtctCTGTACAGATCCCTAGGGGACACTGTAATTTACCTTTTTCCATTTCCAATGTAGTAAATTTTTATCTTAAGGAGGATTTTGTTTATGTTTGTAATGAAATTGTTACATCATGTCTCACTTGAAAACAAGGCTCTTGGTCAAAAAGGCTGTTCTTGAAAACTCAGTTTTATGGGGTATATTAAACAAATATTAGAAAAGGAAGCTTTGTAATTAAATTAGTATCTCCACTTAGATTAGGGAAGCCTTATGATGGTTATGTTGTCACATATGCTACAGTAAAGTAGTtataatttatatttgttttaaaaatacatttgtaacCATGGGGCAGACAACTCTGTATGTTTAGACTTGCAGTATGGGTGGGTCCTAAATAGACTTTACTGTGCTGTTATAAATTCCCTTTTAAAGGGACCGAGCGTTCCTGTTCATTTAAGAGTAATGAGTAATCtctgaaggtttttaaaaagtaatttttttctcaGAGAAAATTGGTTTCCTAAATATTCTTTCTGTCTTTTAGTAACTGCCAGCAGTTCACAGAACTACTGCTCCAATGATAAGGGATGGTCTATGCCATGTTTTACagacccacttttttttttttaaacgtgttTGTGTCTAAACCCACCATACTGTCTGAATTCACTTGTAGAGAGGCATCCATGTCTTAATGGGACAGAGTGGCAGAAGGCCATACACAGAGAGTGGCATCTGCACCGTGcactctgaggccttggctatactggcgctttacagcgctgcaactttctcgctcaggggtgtgaaaaaaacaccccccctgagcgctgcaagatacagcgctgtaaagcgccagtgtaaacagtgctgcagccaagctcccagtgctgcaagctaatccccatgaggagatggagtacatgcagcgctttgaagtttcgagtgtagccaaaccctgagaCATTGTCCTTTACAGAGAGCTGTAATGAAGAACTGGCCAAACTGGTTACACAGTTATAATTAGGGGTCCGTCTACACAACAAAAAAGTTTTCTGCTGGTAACCACTTTTTATAGTGTTTCACAAAGTCAATATATTATGACCCTTaaattgttctgttttattttcagaaTCTGATGTACCAGAAGAACTTCGAGTTGTGAATGGTTCAGAAAAACGTTATTTCACTTCTACAATTGCAAACCAGCTACTGCTTGTTTCTCTGCTAGAACATCTTTGCCACTTGTATGCACAAAATCCTGTTCAATCAAGATGTTTGTTCCAAAGTTAGTGAGAATGTCTACAGTTTTGACTTTACCTTAAATTGATTTATTGTCATGTGTGTCTGAACATAAAATGCTACATTTGTTTTCTGAGTTATGAGATCCATTTGCCAGTTTACATTGGACTATTGGAAAATTATGGATCTGATACTGGATGTAGCTGAGTGCCACTTGGAAGGTTGGGAGCACCCTCAATTTGACTAGGAGTTGAGGGCATTTTCTACCTTCCAAAAATATGCAGGATCAAGTTGCAGAGAATTACTGCTCCTTTACTAACAAATTCTGTTTCACCAGCCTCTTAGGAAAGTACAGTGCAAGAGAGGTAACAGGTGATATCACTAAGATGACTCTAAACTCATTCCACAGGCTTTATTAAAATCTGGTATTTGAACTACAAAAACAGGGAAAACACAGTTATAGGAAAGGAATATAATGTAATAGCAATATTCATAAACATACACAAATAGTATAATTCTCAATACAAATTATGCATAAGCAACAAATGTACCTGTATTATGCTAATCAAAACAGGATTCAAATCAAaggaatcttaaaaaaaaaaaaaaggcagtaagAAAATACCCGTAGTTTCTATTCTACAATTTCTATCAGCTAGTTTTAGTTAACACTACTCCAAGGTGACTATTCAGATAACTTTTCTACTTTACCAGCTCTACTTATTGTTGGAATGTGctgaactgaaaaaaatgaattagatTTCCCATGAAcggtgtttttgtttgtgtctATATGTACCCCCCCCATATGTGATGGTGATTAAATTGTACAGCCACGTGATGCACATGGTGGATCCATGTGGCATGTACTCATGAACCTTTTACCATCTCACCTGCCCTCTTCCAAATAATCCATTTCATTTGGGACTACTTCTAATATTCCATATCTTCGAGCAGCTTTCAAACAACTGTcatttacaaacaaaaacaactgaCAAAGTAGtatttctccttcctctccaatGTTGAAATTTCCAAGCAAAATGTTATGTACCTCAATCCCAGGATGACCAATATTCAGACCTGCACTAGTGCCAGATTTAAAGTTTGATATCAGATGACCCAACATGGCTTGAAGTGCCATTGGAAAAGTGGGGTCTCAGCATTTGCTCCTACTCCAGGATCCAAAATATCAGACCTAAAACTAATGACATTTTTATAGTTATAGGAAAACAATTTTAGGCCAACTGTAAAACTTTTTAATAGTTCACTGTAGAATTGACTTGATAATTAAGATGCCTGGCTTTACAAGGGGAGTGATACAAAAATATTCCTGATTAAAAAGTGTGAAAACTCTATCCCCAGACAAAACCTTAGTTTTGAGAATACATTACAGTAACCTAAGCATAAAAAAGCTTTtcaataacatttatttatttaactacaaacaACACACTCAGCATTAGAAACATAGGAAACAGGTTATCATTAAACTCAAATTTGGAGCTGAAATTCCATTTCTTTTGGGGTGTTCCTATTGGAATTCCCATGGTAGTAAAGGTAAGCACATACATAAATGTTTTCAAGATTATAGCACTAGTAAGTAGCAATTTAAGTGTTTTATTACTTGAGATGGCTTGATGGATTATTGATATTTTTGGTATAGAATTTTATGTTTCTATGCATTTCCTAAGCATATTCTTAAAATAGTaagaaaataacaaaaagatgaatattttccttttttacatTTCTGACTACATTTAATTATACCCTTCTAATCTTTGCGTTTTAGCTCTATAAAAGTGCATCCCATATTTTGGtgcaagacattttgattaaaatcttcctttttttGTGCATGAATATTTTCTTTGACTAAGCACATGACTAGCACAATTaagaaatgtcattttttaaaatgtttttcatatACAAAACTATAGAAATAAATTGTTGAaataagattatatatatatatatttgtactttatatgtgtgtgtttggaCAAAGCAGTACACTGTGATAGTCTACAAATGATCAACTATCGTTTTTTCCCCTCTTAGATTAAAATTTACACAAGTATTCTGTCACTTCCTCTACTATCTATTTCAAGACTAATGTACCTAAACCTACACCACTATCTTTACTCTCTATGTcaagacaaataaaaacaaatattctaCCACTACTTCTAGTATCTATTTCAAGATCTGTTTATCAGTACTATACCAATGTCTCTACTGTCTATCCCAAGGTAAATAACCACAAGTTCTCTACCTCTCCTTCTCTTTGTCAAGACAAATATACACAACCAGCACTCTGTCACTATGTCTATTATGACCCAATCAAGTGTTCTTTGTGTATTGATAATTCAGCACTTGACTCCTGAAAACTCTTGAGAGGTGGAAAGTTTCCATTAACTAATTTCAGCCAATAGAGGTGAAGTTTTACAAATGAACTGGAGAGGAAGGACAATGATTGGTTGTTACCTTATTAGAGTGCACCATTTAGTGACCCAGAGTCATGCCTATAACTATAATAAATGCAACAATTGTTAAACAACTTCCATTAATTACAGTGTAATTTCTGTaaatatagcttatgtacatatttTCAAAGAAATGTATCTATGTGGATAGTTTGCTGGGTTTAATAACAGGCTGTTTTTGAGCTACAATGATCCAAAGAAAGAGACTCAAGATATTtccaaaaaaaatcccttttttctCATTAGGACTCCTAAACAGTTATAACTCCTTGGAACTTCCTAAAGAGTCCtacgtattttttttttttttgtaactgtcACCAAAATTCCATCTCTACTCTTCCAGTGTGTAGTAATTTTATCAGGCCCAGTTTTTTATTCCCCATAATGGACTGCATAATAaacaattttgaaagagaaattgGTCCTAACTTAATTGTGGAGCTATGACCAATGTAttctttgtgtatttacatatacgTGCATATACATGTGCATACACACTAGAGGAATTAGCAAAAACATTGATACTGTCATTCTTCACTAATAGCATAGCGCTGATAGCCCATGGTAATACGAGTCCTTATAATTGTGAACAGACTGGAATGCTGTTAGCACTGAACTCTGAAAATACAACAAAGGTGCTTTATTTGTGGTAGCCAAATGGGTAGGGTGGTGGTCAGATAATTTATTCAGCTAGGAGAGGAAGGAGATGGGCACAATAGACTTTCACCCTGAAGATAGGAGGTGAAGGAATGTGGATTAGTTTGGTGGGTAGGAGGGGATTTCTACAGGGTAGCTGTAGTTGGGGTGTAATTAGTTTTTAGTTTGGTTCCTTACCAGGAGTGAGGAAAAAGGTGTTAGGGTACATGTAATGGAATGCATTTGTTTTTCAGATTCAGAATCTCTTTCAGTTACTGTTTTAAAAAGAATTCCTTATGTGACTGTTCATGCACTATTACCACGTGCACTCCAAGCTCCATGTTGACTGAATTATAAATTATCTTCAGTTTAAATAATAAAGCAGTTACTTCTGAATAAAAAGTACGGGTCAGGATGGTTATAAAAATACCCACATGTGGTGTTAGTGTTGGCATTTGTTCCCTCCCCTGTGCTAAAATACAAGTAATTGTTGCTCAGAACTTTtctcatatttatttatattgggtGGGAAAGAGACTTAAAATGCAGTTGGGTACCTAGCTCCTGTTCATGTTCATTGATTCAGTTGATCACTATAAATTGTGACCTGGCTAAGAAATAATAAGAATTAAAGTTGCAATTGTTTAGTTAGGTTTCCTGTTAAATAACCTGTATCCTGTTTCTTTTTATAGTAATCTGTCGAACATTTACTAGAATGGGCTTGCTCTCCTcttttgccttctgtgatgaaTTTAGTACTTTAAGATTGCAACATAATAGAGCCATTACTCAGTTAATGAAAGCAGCTAATCAACAAATACTTGAGGTAAACTTTAAGTTTCTTTAATAACCTTTACATTACTGAACCTACATGTTAGGATTTCTGAAGCAACTTTCTTTATGGAACTGTTTTTATATTTGGATTGTGTATTTTCAAAAGTCATACAAAATGGTGCTTTGCTTACATTTTGGTAGTTTGGGTGGGTGTATTTGTATACGTGCAAATAATAACTTAAAGTCTACAGTATTCTTGCTTTATCAGGTCAAAGCTTTATTTTTGTTCAGATCGAAATTTAGGTTTATTGATTCAAATctgttattttttcttatttacagCATTTAGGAGAATAATTGGAATTGCTGTCCTGCTAATTTACCTTCTCATAGTGAAGTTCATACTTAACCATTAAGTGCTCATCAGTTTTCTCACTGTTTATAGCTTCTTTTAAAAGttgtattttgttgttttatAGGAGCTTGACAATGGAGATTCTCACATAGTCAGGTATGTGTCCAAAGTGCTGTGCCAAGTATTAAGATTAACTTTCTGTCTGAAgttttgcactataaaaataataGAATTCAGCTTAGCATGAAAATATTGCATTTGAGGTCTTGGGTGTCAGAAATTTGATAAAGTGTAAAACACCTGTGTATTCAAAAACATAAGCTTACTCTTTAAAAGGGTAAAGATGGAGAGAGATTTCATATTGCATTTTCTTCATGTAGGACATTGGCTTTTACTTGATGGGCTGCTGtattaaagttaattttttttttaagtagctgTGACATGATAGCTAATTACCAGGAGCAAAAGCGCCCCCTTAGTGTTTGGCCTTTGATGATGCTTGGTTCTCCATATGGGATTCATAGGTAAATTTTTGGGTAGTGTCATAGTACTTAGCTATTTTTCACAATGTAAATGAAGTTTCTGTGTCATCTCTATCTGTGGCTTACATAGTACCTTAATTTTAGCTTGTGATTTAGTTTAACCAGTcataaaatatactttttttttaattagtgaaaAAGAAGTTCTCTTTGAAGCACAAACTTCACGCTACTTAAATGAATTTGATGAGATTGCAAGACTAGGAAAAGGGGGATATGGTACAGTATACAAGGTATTTTTATCCTCTATTTTAGCAGCTTTGTTAATAACTGTTAGATGGAAAATAGTtcacctgattgtttgtttttgttcttggaAATAtgcaataaaacaaatacaaaccaAACCTGTGTAAGAGGTTTTAGTTCGTCCTTTCAGAAGGGTGCTTTCTGCAGATTCCAGTGCATTTTTGTCTAAAACAGAATATATTGTATATTTCACTTTTGTGTATAGTCTTATTCTTATATCCTGAATATGAGAGAACCCTTACTTCTCATATGAAGTACTTGGATTTATCTATATAAAATAAGCAGGGAAACTTATCTTAACTGTGgttgattaaaaaagaaaattattttaattttgaatgtGGGTTGTATGAACCACTGGTGAATAGTAACTATTATTTTTACTAactatttgtattgtagtagcaccCAGAGGTAGCATTGTAGTGAGTGTTATATAAATGCCTAGAAAGACAGTCcgttcccctccacacacacacacccccgagcTTACAGTcttagggcttgattttcagcacCGCTGAGCACCCACTGTTGATAATGGCTTCTCTTCTCAGCCGATgctgagttcttctgaaaatTAGGTGCCAAGTAACTAGCCTCGTTTCCTCTGTCAACCATATTATTATGTTGGGTGGatattttataaatctaaaataaaatatattttagaaaatgaaGGTATTTAGTTTCAGACTCAAGTCATGTAACTgtctaaactatctgtttgacttggtatttagctgtgacactctgactgCCTTTCCCAGACTTGAGGATTAGCTCTTTGTAGCTctaaatcttgtctctctcaccaacagaaattgatccaataaatGATATAACCTCATTCACCTTGTTTTTCTGAGTCATGTGCTACTTGCcaaagttgttttaaaaatatttagttgcATTGTAATAATAAGCAAAGAACTCATTTCCTATCTAATGTTACCTCTCTAATGTTACAACCAAAAGACAGTAGTTAAAAATACAAATCATTTGTCAATATATCATTGGCGAGGCTATTCAGATCAAGAAGGAACTTTTTGGGCTTGGATCTGTAGTCTCGTTGAGCAGCACTCCATATTAAAGGGAAGGATGGCTGCAGTGGTGTCCATTTCATTTTATGTTGGTTTTGACCCTTGTGCAAAACTTGGGCACCTCTTCATTAGACATTTAGGGCCAAATCTAGAAGACCTCCTCTAATGTCATTGAGAGGTTATCTGAATAAAGAGTGTAAGATTTTGACTCTTAGGAAACAAACTTGTTGTTCAAATGAGTTTTTGACACACTGATCTAAATTTGTGAAATTTGCTTTTTCTAacgtttccctttttaaaattcttttcagGTCAGAAACAAATTAGATGGACAGCtctatgcaattaaaaaaaatcttattaagAAAGCAACCAAAAGAGATTGCATGAAGGTATGAATTTATTTTTCCATGTTCAGATTCTCTGTTTAACTCTGTGCTTACTGTAAGTGGTTCCTAATATAATTAGCAGTGGCATTAATGTTGGTTATGGCAAAGTAGTAAGTAGGCATATCTCCTATTTTATAAATTGTGTATCTCATCATATGTTTTTAAACAGGAAGAATGTTTTATAATATTTTAGTGTATGTTTATTTAGCCTCAATCTGAGTCTAATATAAAACATTAGTCTGCAAGATCTGAATTATATTATCCTTAATGCTGCAAAATAATAATCTGTCCTCAAATTCTTAAATTCCAGTAAGAGGTAAAATAACTATATCTAGaatcctttgatttttttcccctttgggttCATCTTACAGTCAAATTAAAGGATGATTATAAAGTTgctttttggtcttttttttcaGGTATTGCGAGAAGTTAAAGTATTGGCTGGCCTGCAACATCCTAATATTGTAGGCTATCACACTGCTTGGATAGAACATGTTCAACAAGCATATCCAAAAGGGGAGTATTATTTGTTACCATTGTAACTTCATACTTCCCATAAGCATGTCTGTTCTATTAATTTACGGAACACTCAACTCTCAGAATTGATGAAGGAACCAGAGATTTTTCCAAAGATTTTTTCTAAGAAGCATAACAATGGCTATCAAGTGCCCTTACCTGTTGCATTGTCCTGATCAAGAGATTATTGGGGGTAATAATGGTTAATTTAGAAATGCAGGATATCTAAATctagttattaaaatatttgagtAGGATTTTGGACGCTGCATAGGGTCCAGTTGAatccagtttaaaaataaaaaaaataaaaaatcaggcaAGGCATAGCAGTGTGGCTAGGTGTAGAAGGGACTCTGAGGGAAGGACCCACTTGAGACCTTTGGAGGAAAAGCACTGTGTATTAAGGAGGTTGAGAGAGAAGTTCATTTGCTAATAGATTTTGAAATCACAGATCTGTGGTGGTGTCTGGAGATCCCTTTCCAACTTTCCCTTCTGCCTAACTGCTCCAGAAAACTTTAGAAAAATTGATTCAGTCCAGAAATAGTTTAATGGCAAAATGTAAACtgcctcttactttgtttttcatattagggtttttaaaatatttggtgAGGTAAATTGGGGTTTCTCTGTAGCTTCTGAGCTTTCTGTTGGCAGAATCTGATTTTGAGACATCAACTTCTGTCAGTGACAGGGAGGcactgtttctctctttttttcccccacttcttcTGTACTATGCATCTcctcttattttcctttttcttcagttttcccTGCCTTCTCACCACATTACTTGTAGAATGCCCACATCATAGCCTCACAATCCTCTCATTATTCTTGCTGATCCTGTTTCCGTGGCATAGTAGCACTCCTGTTTGTGTGTGTTACAAACATGGAGGGAAGAATGCCAGTAGGAAAGAATGATCAGGAAGATGGTGCCACAGGCATGCACACAGGCAACTTACTCATTGAGATGGAAAATACCACTTgttatttctatttaaaatactTGTGAGATGCACCTTACAACAGTGATGTGGACCATATCAGTATCTAGATTGATTAATAAATTATATGGTCTCCATAGCTTAGAAAATAAATGTCCCACATTTGTCTCAGAAACCTCTATGTATGATAAGCCACTGAGTTACTGTTTTTCATAAATATGGTGTTTTAGTAAAGTTACTTCCAAAATATGAGTTGCATCTAAAATAAAGGGTTAGCTGGTGTACAAATTTCATTTGCTTCCCTTCTCtttcactaattaaaaaaaacctatttcAGTGTTAGCTGACATACTAATAATGCTTTCCTAAATATGAAAACTAAATTAACATATAAAAGAGAACCCAATACATCCCTTACAGTGAGAGTTTCTTTTCCCTATAACACTtggtttttcttatttaaaaaaaagagaagtttAAAATATTGCACTTGTGAGGGCTGTTGGTTGGTTGAATGAGAAATACCCTATATCACTATGTTTCCAGGGGTAAAAATATAATGAGGATGAATGAGGTTATATATAGGTAAAACCCCTGCCCTTCGTTGTAAGTTTTACTAGTTTAATCATTAACTATAGCTGTAATGTTAATATGCAATGAAATGTGTGCTTGTCTCGTTTTGTAAAATGTGACTTTTTCTGTTCATCTAATAGATAAGACAGTCCTGAAGTTGCAGTCACTCAAAAAGTCTTCTGACCAAGAGAGTGGCAAGTAAGTATTGCAGTGTTAAATGATAATATTAATCTGGGTTTAACGTAGGGTCTTTCTCCATGTAACATTAAATGTTGTAGAGTTAAACTTATATTACAGCAATATGACTTCCTTGTATCAAGTAGTGAACTATTAGGCATAAGTTATTCTCGTATTTGTTCCCCCTTTCATCAGAtgtctgaggccacgtccagactaggaattaaaatcgattttagatacgcaacttcagctacgagaataacgtagctgaagtcgaatttctaaaatcgaggtactcaccagtctggacggggctccatcgatgtccgcggctctccgtgtcgattccggaactccgttcggattgatggagttccggaatcgatgtaagcgcgctcggggatcgatacaccgcgtccagactagacgcgatatatcgatccccgagcaatcgattttaacccgccgatgccgcgggttagtctggacgagggctgaggGTGAGAAAATTTGTCTAACATTCCTCCACCTTGGGAGTTAATAGGGTCTATCACAATAGTATCTAACATTATTATTAGACATACAGACTTCACAAATTGTGTACTATTCACCAACAAGATTCAGTTCAGATTTAGCATCGTTAGGGAGGTAGAGGGTTTCTGTTCAAGAGAAAAATGTGAGGATTTGCCATCTCAAAGatgagagggtgggaaggggggaaatGTAATAGCAACACTTACCAGCTGGAAGGGATATAGATGCAAATGATCACATGGGGCTGTAACTGCTTGTCTCTGCCAAACTGAAAAGGTCAACTATCAGAAATAAACACTCGGAAGAGCCCTTTAAAGGGTGACCCTACAATGGCAATTGAGCAGTTGTAAGGTTTCTGTAGGGAAGGGGCAGAACTCCTGCTTCTaagggtaaaacaaatattaGATATTATCCCAGTTTTCCCAGGGTTTGAAATAGCCATATCTCTTTTTATAACATTTCCAGAATAAAAGCTGAAATGCAATTCTGACGTCCGCCTCTTGTTGTGTTTAGTAGATAACATACAAACTGTATATACTTATTGATTTCTTCTTTTCAGAGACCAGAGTCATATTCAAAATATGGAAAGCAGCAGTTCCATTATCTTTGCTGACCTTACCTCAGAAGAAATTAAATCCTTTGGATATACCTTTCTTGAGAACCAAGATAATAAATCAGTGCAGCATATGGATATAACAAAAGATTTTACCAGTGGAGATGGtgaagaaagaataaaaatgaataaatgtgAACCACTCACTGAGTCACAAGAAAGTTGCATAAATAATACTGCCAATGGaccagtttatttaaaaaatcgtCTATCACATGGACTTCATTCTAATATGAATAAAGATAGTATCATTTCAAGTGATTCTTGCACTGAAGACGAATGCTCCGAGAAACATATGTCTGTGCACAGGCAGTGTGAGGTAAATAAACCCCTCTTTAAATACAGTTAACTGATGTCTGATGTAACGATATGTGCAGAGTAGTCTTAAATAAGTGTGCCCATGAATTATAACAGTGAATTCTATAATAGTATGACTGGGATTGGAGCCAAAGTCTAGTAATTTTATCTCAATTGTTTTTTTGAGTGGATAACATAATTACAGGGATGTTCACCACAAGAGTTGCCAAAATTTAGCATTAAAGAAAAGTCTATAGTATTTGTAGCTTTGGCTCTCTTCAGTTAAAATTAtacatatgattttaaaaatcagaaatgctatccttgcaaaaaacaaaacagaaaaccccAAAAACCCAAATACGCCAAAAAACCACCAGCATTCTGCCCTAGTGACCAATCCAAACACTGCTGACAAATGCACCTAAATGTGGAGTGTGTGCAAGTTTTCAGTTTTAAGGCAATGTCATTTATGGAGAA
This sequence is a window from Gopherus evgoodei ecotype Sinaloan lineage chromosome 10, rGopEvg1_v1.p, whole genome shotgun sequence. Protein-coding genes within it:
- the EIF2AK1 gene encoding eukaryotic translation initiation factor 2-alpha kinase 1 isoform X1 gives rise to the protein MWRGGGGAAGQRRPTLWPRATGPNLPPPAIEFPEEGPEPQYDESDVPEELRVVNGSEKRYFTSTIANQLLLVSLLEHLCHLYAQNPVQSRCLFQIICRTFTRMGLLSSFAFCDEFSTLRLQHNRAITQLMKAANQQILEELDNGDSHIVSEKEVLFEAQTSRYLNEFDEIARLGKGGYGTVYKVRNKLDGQLYAIKKNLIKKATKRDCMKVLREVKVLAGLQHPNIVGYHTAWIEHVQQAYPKDKTVLKLQSLKKSSDQESGKDQSHIQNMESSSSIIFADLTSEEIKSFGYTFLENQDNKSVQHMDITKDFTSGDGEERIKMNKCEPLTESQESCINNTANGPVYLKNRLSHGLHSNMNKDSIISSDSCTEDECSEKHMSVHRQCEMEYCLMLHIQMQLCEISLWDWIVDRNKRCGERTEESSSPYHLVDVSWTSKIFQELLEGVYYIHSKGVVHRDIKPRNVFLYGSDHHVKIGDFGLACRDIIQEIPNHWLKTEKINGLKHTSGVGTCLYASPEQLQGSHYDFKSDMYSVGVILLELFQPFGTEMERSKILTRLRNGHVPSSFSNKWPVQTKYVKLLTSEVSSQRPTAAQLLESELFHNTENVICSLQQKVMQQEEEIEKLKEKIKLLSREKKDREDKHKRLGSPV
- the EIF2AK1 gene encoding eukaryotic translation initiation factor 2-alpha kinase 1 isoform X2, coding for MWRGGGGAAGQRRPTLWPRATGPNLPPPAIEFPEEGPEPQYDESDVPEELRVVNGSEKRYFTSTIANQLLLVSLLEHLCHLYAQNPVQSRCLFQIICRTFTRMGLLSSFAFCDEFSTLRLQHNRAITQLMKAANQQILEELDNGDSHIVSEKEVLFEAQTSRYLNEFDEIARLGKGGYGTVYKVRNKLDGQLYAIKKNLIKKATKRDCMKVLREVKVLAGLQHPNIVGYHTAWIEHVQQAYPKDKTVLKLQSLKKSSDQESGKDQSHIQNMESSSSIIFADLTSEEIKSFGYTFLENQDNKSVQHMDITKDFTSGDGEERIKMNKCEPLTESQESCINNTANGPVYLKNRLSHGLHSNMNKDSIISSDSCTEDECSEKHMSVHRQCEMEYCLMLHIQMQLCEISLWDWIVDRNKRCGPYHLVDVSWTSKIFQELLEGVYYIHSKGVVHRDIKPRNVFLYGSDHHVKIGDFGLACRDIIQEIPNHWLKTEKINGLKHTSGVGTCLYASPEQLQGSHYDFKSDMYSVGVILLELFQPFGTEMERSKILTRLRNGHVPSSFSNKWPVQTKYVKLLTSEVSSQRPTAAQLLESELFHNTENVICSLQQKVMQQEEEIEKLKEKIKLLSREKKDREDKHKRLGSPV
- the EIF2AK1 gene encoding eukaryotic translation initiation factor 2-alpha kinase 1 isoform X3, translated to MGLLSSFAFCDEFSTLRLQHNRAITQLMKAANQQILEELDNGDSHIVSEKEVLFEAQTSRYLNEFDEIARLGKGGYGTVYKVRNKLDGQLYAIKKNLIKKATKRDCMKVLREVKVLAGLQHPNIVGYHTAWIEHVQQAYPKDKTVLKLQSLKKSSDQESGKDQSHIQNMESSSSIIFADLTSEEIKSFGYTFLENQDNKSVQHMDITKDFTSGDGEERIKMNKCEPLTESQESCINNTANGPVYLKNRLSHGLHSNMNKDSIISSDSCTEDECSEKHMSVHRQCEMEYCLMLHIQMQLCEISLWDWIVDRNKRCGERTEESSSPYHLVDVSWTSKIFQELLEGVYYIHSKGVVHRDIKPRNVFLYGSDHHVKIGDFGLACRDIIQEIPNHWLKTEKINGLKHTSGVGTCLYASPEQLQGSHYDFKSDMYSVGVILLELFQPFGTEMERSKILTRLRNGHVPSSFSNKWPVQTKYVKLLTSEVSSQRPTAAQLLESELFHNTENVICSLQQKVMQQEEEIEKLKEKIKLLSREKKDREDKHKRLGSPV